A genome region from Deltaproteobacteria bacterium includes the following:
- a CDS encoding 2-oxoacid:acceptor oxidoreductase subunit alpha: MTTQSETVQYRPGAPASGEPRKQLKGAVVRFVGDSGDGMQVTGAQFTSAAALAGNDLATFPDFPAEIRAPAGTTYGVSGFQINFASQDVFTPGDAPDVLVAMNPAALKTNLSRLVRGGLLIVNSGAFSSANLKKAGYDTNPLEDGSLDGIETLAIDITKNTVAAVKEAGISTKEANRCKNFWTLGLMFWIYARPLEPTIKWLEGKYQKSPEIALANVLALKAGHAYGETAEVSHYRYEVPPATVPKGTYRNIGGNQATAWGLIAATQLSGLEMVLGTYPITPASDILHELSRHKHFGVTTIQAEDEIAAVCAAIGASYAGKLAVTTTSGPGLALKTEAIGLAIATELPLVIINVQRGGPSTGLPTKTEQADLLQAVYGRNSEAPLCVLAASSPGNCFDMAIEAARLALKYMTPVILLTDGYVANGAEPWRIPDVTTLPKIDVKFRTDPEGFQPFARDPVTLARNWAIPGTPGLTHRIGGLERDYHTGHVSYDPANHDLMCRTRAKKIAGIAHDIPELAIETGDERGKLLVLGWGSTYGAIRTAVTRCREQGLPVSHAQLNYLNPFPKNLGEVLGRFERVLIPELNLGQLSKLVRSEYLREVDSFTKCEGQPFRTDELEDRIRQTLES; encoded by the coding sequence ATGACTACCCAATCGGAAACCGTGCAGTATAGGCCGGGCGCGCCAGCGAGCGGCGAGCCCCGAAAGCAGCTGAAGGGCGCCGTGGTGCGCTTCGTCGGCGACTCGGGGGACGGCATGCAGGTCACCGGAGCGCAGTTCACCTCGGCGGCGGCGCTCGCTGGCAACGATCTGGCGACCTTCCCGGATTTCCCCGCGGAGATCCGCGCGCCCGCCGGCACGACCTACGGGGTCTCGGGCTTCCAGATCAACTTCGCCTCGCAGGACGTCTTCACGCCCGGTGACGCGCCGGACGTCCTCGTGGCGATGAACCCGGCCGCGCTCAAGACCAACCTCTCGCGGCTGGTGCGCGGTGGGCTGCTCATCGTCAACAGCGGGGCCTTCTCCTCCGCGAACTTGAAGAAGGCCGGCTACGACACGAATCCGCTCGAGGACGGCTCGCTCGACGGCATCGAGACGCTCGCCATCGACATCACCAAGAACACGGTCGCGGCGGTCAAGGAGGCTGGGATCAGCACCAAGGAGGCCAACCGCTGCAAGAACTTCTGGACCTTGGGGCTGATGTTCTGGATCTACGCGCGCCCGCTCGAGCCGACCATCAAGTGGCTCGAGGGCAAGTACCAGAAGAGCCCCGAGATCGCCCTGGCGAACGTGCTCGCGCTGAAGGCGGGGCACGCCTACGGAGAGACGGCGGAGGTCTCGCACTACCGCTACGAGGTGCCGCCGGCCACGGTGCCGAAGGGTACCTACCGCAACATCGGCGGTAACCAGGCGACGGCGTGGGGTCTCATCGCCGCGACGCAGCTCTCGGGCCTCGAGATGGTGCTCGGGACCTATCCCATCACCCCCGCGAGCGACATCCTCCACGAGCTCAGCCGCCACAAGCATTTCGGCGTGACGACCATCCAGGCCGAGGATGAAATCGCGGCGGTCTGCGCGGCGATCGGCGCCTCGTACGCCGGCAAGCTCGCGGTCACCACCACCAGCGGGCCGGGCCTCGCGCTGAAGACCGAGGCCATCGGGCTCGCGATCGCCACCGAGCTCCCGCTGGTCATCATCAACGTGCAGCGCGGCGGCCCGAGCACGGGCCTGCCGACCAAGACCGAGCAGGCGGACCTCCTGCAGGCCGTCTACGGGAGGAACAGCGAGGCGCCCCTCTGCGTGCTCGCCGCTTCGTCGCCGGGCAACTGCTTCGACATGGCCATCGAGGCCGCGCGGCTCGCGCTCAAGTACATGACGCCCGTGATCCTGCTCACCGATGGCTACGTCGCCAACGGCGCCGAGCCCTGGCGTATCCCCGACGTCACCACGCTCCCCAAGATCGACGTGAAATTCCGCACCGATCCGGAGGGCTTCCAGCCCTTCGCGCGCGACCCGGTGACGCTCGCGCGAAACTGGGCGATCCCGGGCACCCCGGGGCTCACCCATCGAATCGGCGGTCTCGAGCGCGACTACCACACGGGCCACGTCTCCTATGACCCGGCCAACCACGATCTCATGTGCCGCACGCGCGCCAAGAAGATCGCGGGCATCGCCCATGACATCCCCGAGCTCGCGATCGAGACCGGCGACGAGCGAGGTAAGCTCCTGGTGCTCGGCTGGGGCTCGACCTATGGCGCGATCCGAACCGCCGTGACTCGCTGCCGCGAGCAGGGGCTCCCGGTGTCACACGCCCAACTCAACTACCTGAACCCGTTCCCGAAGAACCTGGGCGAGGTGCTCGGCCGCTTCGAGCGCGTGCTCATCCCCGAGCTGAACCTGGGTCAGCTCTCGAAGCTCGTGCGGAGCGAGTACCTGCGCGAGGTCGATAGCTTCACCAAGTGCGAGGGGCAGCCCTTCCGCACCGACGAGCTCGAAGACCGCATCCGTCAGACCTTGGAGAGCTGA
- a CDS encoding 2-oxoacid:ferredoxin oxidoreductase subunit beta, which translates to MSSIINPAHLTKKDFATDQDVRWCPGCGDYAILANVQRIMPELGIPREQIVWVSGIGCSSRFPYYMNTYGFHTIHGRAPTIAMGIKAANPELSVWVATGDGDALSIGGNHMLHCLRRNLDIKILLFNNRIYGLTKGQYSPTSEMGKITKSSPLGSADHPVDPATFALGAHATFVARTIDTDPELLPNALRRAATHKGTAFVEIYQNCNIFNDGAFAGFTERDVKDDRQLRVEHGKALIFGKEKNRGLRIDPRTLALELVTLGEDGITEQDLLVHDETNPALAFMLASMPYPRFPVALGVLFAVEQSTYDDTLIEQRVAAVKKQGKGDLAALLGSGNTWQV; encoded by the coding sequence ATGTCCAGCATCATCAATCCGGCACACCTCACCAAGAAGGACTTCGCCACCGACCAGGACGTTCGGTGGTGCCCGGGCTGCGGCGACTACGCGATCCTCGCGAACGTGCAGCGCATCATGCCGGAGCTCGGGATCCCGCGGGAGCAGATCGTGTGGGTCAGCGGGATCGGCTGCTCGAGCCGCTTCCCGTACTACATGAACACCTACGGGTTTCACACCATCCACGGGCGCGCGCCGACCATCGCCATGGGGATCAAGGCGGCGAACCCCGAGCTCAGCGTGTGGGTCGCCACCGGAGACGGCGACGCGCTCAGCATCGGCGGCAACCACATGCTGCACTGCCTCCGGCGCAACCTCGACATCAAGATCCTCCTCTTCAACAACCGAATCTACGGGCTCACCAAGGGCCAATACTCGCCGACCAGCGAGATGGGGAAGATCACCAAGAGCTCGCCGCTCGGCTCGGCGGATCACCCGGTGGATCCAGCGACCTTCGCGCTCGGCGCCCACGCGACGTTCGTCGCGCGGACCATCGACACCGATCCGGAGCTCTTGCCCAACGCGCTCCGCCGCGCCGCGACGCACAAGGGCACCGCGTTCGTCGAAATCTATCAGAACTGCAACATCTTCAACGACGGCGCGTTCGCCGGCTTCACGGAACGCGACGTGAAGGATGATCGGCAGCTGCGCGTCGAGCACGGCAAGGCGCTCATCTTCGGCAAGGAGAAGAACCGCGGGCTTCGCATCGACCCGCGCACGCTCGCGCTCGAGCTCGTCACCCTCGGGGAGGACGGCATCACCGAGCAGGATCTGCTCGTCCACGACGAGACCAACCCGGCGCTCGCGTTCATGCTCGCCAGCATGCCGTACCCGCGCTTCCCGGTGGCGCTCGGCGTGCTCTTCGCAGTCGAGCAGAGCACCTACGACGACACGCTCATCGAGCAGCGGGTGGCCGCGGTGAAGAAGCAAGGCAAGGGCGACCTCGCCGCGCTCCTCGGCTCGGGGAACACCTGGCAGGTGTAG
- a CDS encoding tetratricopeptide repeat protein codes for MRQAGGGTSYGEVNLDGGGADSAVGVADDDMEFGAIPQESEGAPPGAASAAATGLPAAAPFATVPVARVAQRKQSGRGLRIGLGLLVLVAVGGGALSMVPSAGPYGAYFIADRLNAGRNAQMVSDTVAKVRTLRGLDTSASADEALALVERQRGEAKRVKALAAYAAFLGYEREIRFGGQPAVAGRAKVLLDELAQQKPSEVRYLALARAAQSAYAGQLARARQELEALAASDPRDVDVRVLDGEVGLRAQEPKAALSAWQAAQSLVDDARTRFGLARAELALGDATSAAKDAEAALAKSPKHIGARILLARAAWLARGDEAGATKLLSEATAPGSEASADEQVAAKTLLGTINLARSRFTQAEAAFTDALKIDPKAAGALAGLGESLYRSGRFSEALARYEAAVQADPEAIEAKLGVAKAKIALERLDDAKELLKKLREDYPKSTGVSYWYGEALEALGQRKEAEDAYRAAIEMGGTNVSVVEPYVALALLLGQQGRSDEAKAVLDEARKKLPDLPQIHKAVGELALSQGRYDEALAQYRAALALDPTDVGAKFRLGVALRRDRQFDAATKVFDEVAGVDRDYPGLALERGLLFEASGRSDEALKSYEAALAKAPSDPDLMLRVGCGKVAAGRAKEAEELLRKVLQQRPNSAETNHCLGRALLVEGTNLAEALRSLERATDLDPNRAEYWLYVGWAANDAGRVQRAETALKKALELDQGLADAYWQRGVLRFRQGSTKEAIADLLKALELRPSRYEAHATLADAYYDMGQEGKAMDEWQQAIAAQGDNATWRFRYGKLLAVNRRAAEAEEQLTKAVELGDAQEVKPDWLPEAHLQLARVMGAKKEAIRHWEAFLRDGPRDSPYRAEAKAALVKLGRPWTEN; via the coding sequence GTGCGTCAGGCCGGGGGCGGCACGAGCTACGGTGAGGTGAACTTGGATGGCGGCGGGGCGGACTCCGCGGTCGGCGTCGCGGACGACGACATGGAGTTCGGGGCCATCCCGCAGGAGAGCGAGGGCGCGCCGCCCGGCGCCGCGTCCGCGGCGGCGACGGGCTTACCCGCAGCGGCGCCGTTCGCCACCGTTCCCGTCGCGCGCGTTGCTCAGCGGAAGCAGAGCGGCCGTGGCTTGCGGATCGGGCTCGGCCTGCTGGTGCTCGTCGCGGTCGGGGGCGGCGCGCTGTCGATGGTTCCGTCCGCCGGCCCGTACGGCGCTTACTTCATCGCCGACCGTCTCAACGCCGGTCGCAACGCGCAGATGGTCTCGGACACGGTCGCCAAGGTGCGGACGCTGCGAGGGCTCGATACGAGCGCGTCCGCGGACGAGGCGCTCGCGCTCGTCGAACGTCAGCGGGGTGAGGCGAAGCGCGTCAAGGCGCTGGCCGCCTACGCGGCCTTCCTCGGCTACGAGCGTGAGATCCGCTTCGGGGGACAGCCCGCGGTGGCGGGTCGCGCCAAGGTGCTGCTCGATGAGCTCGCGCAGCAGAAGCCGAGCGAGGTCCGCTACCTCGCGCTCGCGCGCGCCGCGCAGTCGGCGTACGCAGGCCAGCTCGCGCGCGCGCGGCAGGAGCTCGAGGCGCTCGCCGCGAGCGACCCGCGTGACGTCGACGTTCGCGTGCTCGACGGCGAGGTCGGTTTGCGCGCGCAGGAGCCGAAGGCGGCGCTCTCGGCCTGGCAGGCCGCCCAGAGCCTCGTGGACGACGCGCGCACTCGGTTCGGGCTCGCGCGCGCCGAGCTCGCCCTCGGTGACGCGACCTCCGCCGCCAAGGACGCCGAGGCGGCTCTCGCGAAGAGCCCGAAGCACATCGGTGCGCGCATCCTGCTGGCGCGTGCCGCGTGGCTCGCGCGCGGCGACGAAGCCGGCGCTACCAAGCTCCTCTCCGAGGCGACCGCGCCCGGCTCGGAGGCGAGCGCCGACGAGCAGGTGGCGGCGAAGACCCTGCTCGGCACCATCAACCTGGCGCGCTCGCGCTTCACCCAGGCCGAGGCCGCGTTCACCGACGCGCTGAAGATCGATCCCAAGGCGGCCGGCGCGCTCGCCGGGCTCGGCGAGTCGCTCTATCGCTCGGGTCGCTTCTCCGAGGCGCTCGCCCGCTACGAGGCCGCGGTGCAGGCCGATCCCGAGGCGATCGAGGCCAAGCTCGGGGTCGCCAAGGCCAAGATCGCGCTCGAGCGCCTCGACGACGCCAAGGAGCTACTGAAGAAGCTCCGCGAGGACTACCCGAAGTCGACCGGCGTCTCCTACTGGTACGGCGAAGCGCTCGAGGCGCTCGGTCAGCGCAAGGAGGCGGAGGACGCCTACCGGGCCGCCATCGAAATGGGGGGCACGAACGTCTCGGTCGTCGAGCCCTACGTCGCGCTCGCGCTCCTGCTCGGGCAGCAAGGCCGTAGCGACGAGGCGAAGGCGGTGCTCGACGAGGCGCGCAAGAAGCTCCCGGATCTTCCGCAGATCCACAAGGCGGTCGGCGAGCTCGCGCTCTCGCAGGGGCGCTACGACGAGGCCCTCGCCCAATACCGTGCCGCGCTCGCGCTCGATCCCACCGACGTCGGCGCCAAGTTCCGTCTCGGCGTCGCGCTGCGTCGCGATCGTCAGTTCGACGCGGCCACCAAGGTCTTCGACGAGGTCGCCGGGGTCGATCGAGACTACCCGGGGCTCGCGCTCGAGCGCGGGCTCTTGTTCGAGGCCTCGGGACGCAGCGACGAGGCGCTAAAATCCTACGAGGCCGCGCTCGCCAAGGCGCCGAGCGATCCCGACCTGATGCTCCGCGTCGGTTGCGGCAAGGTCGCCGCCGGTCGCGCGAAGGAGGCCGAGGAGCTCTTGCGCAAGGTGCTCCAGCAACGCCCGAATTCCGCGGAGACCAACCACTGCCTCGGACGCGCGCTGCTCGTCGAGGGCACCAACCTCGCCGAGGCGCTCCGCTCGCTCGAGCGCGCCACCGACCTCGATCCGAACCGCGCCGAGTACTGGCTCTACGTCGGGTGGGCCGCGAACGACGCGGGTCGTGTGCAGCGCGCCGAGACCGCGCTGAAGAAGGCGCTCGAGCTCGATCAGGGGCTCGCCGACGCCTACTGGCAGCGCGGCGTCCTCCGGTTCCGCCAGGGCTCGACCAAGGAGGCGATCGCCGACCTGCTGAAGGCGCTCGAGCTCCGGCCGAGCCGCTACGAGGCGCACGCCACCCTGGCCGACGCGTATTACGACATGGGCCAGGAGGGCAAGGCGATGGACGAGTGGCAGCAGGCCATCGCGGCCCAGGGCGACAACGCCACCTGGCGCTTTCGCTACGGCAAGCTCCTCGCGGTCAACCGTCGCGCGGCCGAGGCCGAGGAGCAGCTCACCAAGGCGGTCGAGCTCGGCGACGCGCAAGAGGTAAAGCCGGACTGGCTGCCCGAGGCGCACCTGCAGCTCGCTCGCGTGATGGGCGCGAAGAAGGAAGCCATCCGGCACTGGGAGGCCTTCCTGCGAGATGGCCCGCGGGACTCGCCGTACCGCGCCGAGGCGAAGGCCGCGCTCGTCAAGCTCGGTCGCCCCTGGACCGAGAACTGA
- a CDS encoding peptidylprolyl isomerase — MQRWTSVAIGTLLVGAVAVVVVQARRSTGRAAGSAGSASAAASAAPAPGASSTEASAEGAREAGEGASDAGADGAAFVFLPDGKRAPALPPTAPKTVSFGVILFSYQGSELAPKGAPSRAEALERARAVVEAAQKDFADAAKKGDRGSTADAGRIPRGILEPAAEYVLFTLPPGQVYQDPVDTPRGWWIVRRND, encoded by the coding sequence ATGCAGCGCTGGACGTCCGTCGCGATTGGCACGCTCCTCGTCGGAGCCGTCGCGGTGGTCGTCGTTCAGGCGCGGAGATCCACCGGCCGAGCCGCGGGCTCCGCGGGCTCCGCGTCGGCGGCGGCCAGCGCCGCGCCGGCACCGGGCGCGAGCTCGACCGAAGCCTCCGCCGAGGGCGCTCGTGAAGCAGGCGAGGGCGCGAGCGACGCCGGCGCCGACGGCGCGGCCTTCGTTTTCCTTCCGGACGGCAAGCGCGCCCCAGCGCTCCCGCCCACCGCGCCGAAAACGGTCAGCTTCGGCGTGATCCTCTTCAGCTATCAGGGAAGCGAGCTCGCGCCGAAGGGCGCGCCGTCACGCGCCGAAGCGCTCGAGCGCGCCCGGGCCGTCGTCGAAGCGGCGCAGAAGGACTTCGCTGATGCCGCTAAGAAGGGGGACCGAGGCTCCACCGCCGACGCCGGCCGGATCCCGCGAGGCATCCTCGAGCCCGCGGCCGAGTACGTGCTCTTCACGCTGCCGCCCGGTCAGGTGTACCAAGATCCCGTCGATACGCCCCGGGGGTGGTGGATCGTGCGGCGAAACGACTGA
- a CDS encoding tetratricopeptide repeat protein: MPHPVRPSDSPARAPDQSLVASTIARLRAEHDVADPGTPRALLLHELGVLEELLGDEAAAARDQLGAVNAEPEFREPLERLIAIIERRQSYKNLGKLLDRLVQVADTPDERVRALIESAAHLADHEGDLAGARQALEEATQTRPEDSAAWLMLEIVAGKLDDGATRLRCLNERARRTQHPSWRALLLIDAASLELAAGDVEAALGALDGALEQKSDATFFALMALEELGRREERHEVLARSLEAQATLVLRAADDAATGDALGVPHHRRNAGYAADAWLRAADAHRAMGDVERAVSLLDQALERLPGEPALLHARLGVADAAGDITTAARVARIGLDQGVTGSAAAALWLRIAEAAAAEGQGPVALEAVGKALVEDHGSIQASALQLDWLAGGQDPQALASALETAAAEFPSDEAKARYFLLAADAWARLAGDVQGAKAALSQAGMTGAGPGVLARLGRLLASLVGDEGWYEESTRRLLTAGASEGEHAGLAFEFARGRLLRGQRAAGERALTALAQAAGGAWLGNALRAFALDFVVERSDGAGQSLPPPASEPTSPLLELAAAETDPRVARGLKLLVAERAIRRHELDTAVGLLEELHESDVSDVTVAATLATLCRARENPRRAAEVLSASALATEDAELGGALRLEAGMLFWLSGARGEAVESFSAAAALTPASGSTIRAWALRAAEPDDLDARRSALEAASAEAEPSLQHLERFGLEVGAGGDANDAALALAAIGDQAPADLGRAALLAQSLWVGPHEGPGARDEALATLADLSAECEALARGAAYQLELEAQRELSDPSVREASAARWAASDHSAAAGLEWLAATLATKDVSAEALARHRLASTFEGELRTAVLASARLVESLGGADAVPLIASTEPSAQLMNLELALPGSDPRRRAAALEGLDASLGPDAAPLARAMAGWNRLAAGDVAGATDSFRAVAEACPGEVTGWQGLEAAGEASGDRRSVAEACAALGDLVEDDSAGAECWERAALILLDELGEEAAGEFALGRAVERDIGRFVAFDRLFRLVRAKKNGPRLLELVNARLAVADDPEEIAKLFWERARVLRGAGDREGALAALENVTMLEPDHVGALALAGEIYITTGKFAEAAASLARLSTLDEAPAKQRLMSGVAAVDLYENKLGELDQALEVLASLYRGGLSTEPVRERLARAAAKAEAWELATDVLEQLMTERESPAGRVEAARLAMAIRRDRFERPESAASAVEQLLRDEPGDGEALDLVLTGVFPDALTLALLGAGRSALVAEAMASPLDPERVDRLSRIALRLGDAPLRQATLGALTALGHGSSEIDRELRVLDERVARLPQMAIDERALPDLCDPSDAGPVPALMLALAETFAEALGPGLVALGVGKRERVDPKAGLPVRNEIAAWAGALGLGDFELYVGGPDPNAVHGVPGEVPAIVVGAAVSAPLTPTHRQALARALFALKRGVTILQHRDPTDIAALVVAACHVGGHAVPSPQYSMLAEFTRVLGKEMNRKVRRTLPELAAAVARSGQDVVAWVAAATSSLDRMAAIAAGDVSCVLGDAGGRGKPALSHHGEERAARLLAFVLSPTYLRLREALGMGVR; this comes from the coding sequence ATGCCCCATCCGGTCCGCCCCTCTGACTCCCCCGCCCGAGCGCCCGACCAGTCACTGGTCGCCTCTACCATCGCGCGGCTTCGCGCCGAGCACGACGTCGCCGATCCCGGCACGCCCCGGGCGCTGCTCCTGCACGAGCTCGGCGTCCTGGAGGAGCTCCTGGGGGATGAGGCCGCCGCGGCGCGGGACCAGCTCGGGGCGGTCAACGCGGAGCCCGAGTTCAGGGAGCCACTCGAACGCCTCATCGCGATCATCGAGCGGCGGCAGTCCTACAAGAACCTCGGCAAGCTGCTCGATCGCCTGGTTCAAGTCGCCGACACACCCGACGAGCGGGTGCGCGCGCTCATCGAGAGCGCGGCGCACCTGGCCGACCACGAAGGGGACCTGGCCGGTGCCCGCCAAGCGCTCGAGGAGGCCACCCAGACCCGTCCGGAGGACAGCGCCGCCTGGCTGATGCTCGAGATCGTCGCGGGCAAGCTCGACGACGGCGCCACACGACTGCGCTGCCTCAACGAGCGGGCCAGGCGCACCCAGCACCCGAGCTGGCGCGCGCTCTTGCTCATCGACGCAGCGTCGCTGGAGCTCGCCGCCGGCGACGTCGAGGCCGCGCTCGGCGCGCTCGACGGGGCCCTCGAGCAGAAGAGCGACGCGACCTTCTTCGCGCTCATGGCGCTCGAGGAGCTGGGGCGGCGCGAGGAGCGCCACGAGGTGCTCGCGCGGTCGCTCGAGGCGCAGGCCACGCTGGTGCTGCGCGCGGCCGACGACGCCGCGACCGGCGACGCGCTCGGCGTCCCGCACCACCGCCGCAACGCCGGCTACGCCGCCGACGCGTGGCTGCGCGCCGCCGACGCGCACCGCGCGATGGGCGACGTGGAGCGGGCCGTGTCGCTCCTCGATCAAGCGCTCGAGCGCTTACCCGGCGAGCCCGCGCTGCTGCACGCGCGGCTCGGCGTCGCCGACGCGGCCGGCGACATCACGACCGCCGCGCGGGTCGCGCGGATCGGGCTCGACCAGGGCGTCACGGGTTCGGCCGCAGCGGCGCTCTGGCTCAGGATCGCCGAGGCCGCCGCGGCGGAAGGCCAAGGCCCGGTGGCGCTGGAGGCCGTCGGCAAGGCGCTCGTCGAAGACCACGGCTCCATCCAGGCGAGCGCCCTCCAGCTCGACTGGCTCGCCGGCGGACAAGACCCTCAAGCGCTCGCCTCCGCGCTCGAGACGGCCGCGGCCGAATTCCCTTCGGACGAAGCGAAGGCGAGATACTTCTTGCTGGCCGCCGACGCCTGGGCTCGCCTCGCCGGCGATGTCCAGGGCGCCAAGGCGGCGCTGTCGCAAGCCGGCATGACCGGCGCCGGCCCCGGCGTCCTCGCGCGACTCGGCCGCCTCCTCGCGTCACTGGTCGGCGACGAGGGCTGGTACGAGGAGTCGACGCGACGCTTGCTCACGGCGGGCGCCAGCGAAGGCGAGCACGCGGGCCTCGCCTTCGAATTTGCGCGAGGGCGCCTGCTCCGCGGGCAGCGCGCGGCGGGCGAGCGCGCGCTCACCGCCCTCGCACAGGCCGCAGGAGGAGCGTGGCTCGGCAACGCGCTCCGCGCCTTCGCCCTCGACTTCGTGGTGGAGCGCAGCGACGGCGCGGGGCAGAGCCTCCCGCCGCCCGCGAGCGAGCCGACCTCACCGCTCCTCGAGCTCGCGGCGGCCGAGACGGACCCGCGAGTGGCGCGTGGGCTCAAGCTGCTCGTCGCCGAGCGCGCGATTCGACGCCATGAGCTCGACACGGCGGTCGGCTTGCTCGAGGAGCTCCACGAGTCAGACGTCTCCGACGTGACCGTCGCGGCGACGCTCGCCACGCTCTGCCGAGCGCGCGAGAACCCACGACGTGCGGCCGAGGTCCTCTCGGCGAGCGCGCTGGCGACCGAAGACGCCGAGCTCGGCGGCGCGCTTCGACTCGAGGCCGGGATGCTCTTCTGGCTCTCTGGAGCGCGCGGGGAGGCCGTCGAGAGCTTTTCGGCGGCCGCGGCGCTCACCCCGGCCTCCGGCTCGACGATTCGGGCGTGGGCGCTGCGCGCGGCGGAGCCCGATGATCTCGACGCGCGGCGAAGTGCGCTCGAGGCCGCGAGCGCCGAGGCCGAGCCGAGCCTCCAGCATCTCGAGAGGTTCGGGCTCGAGGTCGGAGCCGGCGGCGACGCGAACGACGCTGCGCTCGCTCTCGCCGCGATCGGGGACCAGGCGCCCGCAGACCTCGGTCGGGCCGCGCTGCTCGCGCAGAGCCTGTGGGTCGGGCCGCACGAGGGGCCCGGCGCGCGCGACGAGGCCCTCGCCACGCTCGCGGATCTCTCCGCCGAGTGCGAGGCGCTGGCGCGCGGCGCCGCGTATCAACTGGAGCTCGAGGCGCAGCGCGAGCTCAGCGACCCGAGCGTGCGCGAGGCGAGCGCAGCGCGCTGGGCGGCGAGTGATCATTCGGCGGCGGCGGGTCTCGAGTGGCTCGCCGCCACCCTCGCGACCAAGGACGTGAGCGCCGAGGCGCTCGCGCGGCACCGGCTCGCGAGCACCTTCGAGGGTGAGCTTCGCACGGCCGTCCTCGCGAGCGCGAGGCTGGTCGAGAGCCTGGGCGGCGCCGACGCGGTTCCGCTCATCGCCTCCACCGAGCCGTCGGCTCAGCTCATGAACCTCGAGCTCGCCCTACCGGGGAGCGATCCTCGACGACGAGCGGCGGCCCTCGAGGGGCTCGACGCCAGCCTCGGACCGGACGCGGCCCCGCTGGCGCGCGCGATGGCGGGCTGGAACCGGCTCGCCGCGGGCGACGTCGCCGGCGCGACCGACTCGTTCCGCGCCGTAGCGGAGGCCTGCCCCGGGGAGGTGACGGGTTGGCAGGGGCTCGAGGCCGCGGGCGAGGCCTCGGGCGACCGCCGGAGCGTCGCCGAGGCGTGCGCCGCGCTCGGTGATCTCGTCGAGGACGACTCGGCCGGCGCCGAGTGTTGGGAGCGCGCAGCCCTCATCCTGCTCGACGAGCTCGGCGAGGAGGCGGCGGGCGAGTTTGCCCTGGGTCGCGCGGTCGAGCGCGACATCGGCCGCTTCGTGGCCTTCGATCGACTCTTTCGCCTGGTGCGCGCGAAGAAGAACGGCCCGAGGCTGCTCGAGCTCGTGAACGCACGGCTCGCGGTCGCCGACGATCCCGAGGAGATCGCCAAGCTGTTCTGGGAGCGTGCGCGCGTGCTGCGCGGCGCTGGAGACCGTGAGGGAGCCCTCGCCGCGCTCGAGAACGTCACGATGCTGGAGCCGGACCACGTCGGGGCGCTCGCCCTGGCCGGCGAGATCTACATCACGACCGGCAAGTTCGCGGAGGCGGCGGCGAGCCTCGCGCGCCTCTCCACGCTCGACGAAGCGCCGGCCAAGCAACGCTTGATGAGCGGCGTCGCAGCGGTCGATCTCTACGAGAACAAGCTCGGTGAGCTCGACCAGGCGCTCGAGGTGCTGGCGTCACTCTACCGCGGCGGACTGAGCACGGAGCCGGTGCGTGAGCGGCTCGCCCGGGCGGCGGCCAAGGCCGAGGCATGGGAGCTCGCAACCGACGTGCTCGAGCAGCTCATGACCGAGCGTGAGTCGCCGGCGGGCCGCGTCGAAGCGGCGCGGCTGGCCATGGCGATCCGGCGGGACCGGTTCGAGAGGCCGGAGAGCGCGGCGAGCGCCGTCGAGCAGCTCTTGAGGGACGAGCCGGGCGACGGTGAAGCGCTCGATCTGGTGCTGACCGGGGTGTTTCCGGACGCGCTGACGCTCGCGCTGCTCGGCGCCGGTCGGAGCGCGCTGGTCGCCGAGGCGATGGCGAGCCCGCTCGACCCCGAGCGGGTCGACCGGCTCTCGAGGATCGCCCTGCGGCTCGGCGACGCGCCGCTCCGCCAAGCCACCCTCGGCGCACTGACCGCGCTCGGCCATGGGAGCAGCGAAATCGATCGGGAGCTCCGCGTCCTCGACGAGCGCGTGGCGCGCCTCCCGCAAATGGCCATCGACGAGCGCGCCCTGCCCGACCTCTGTGATCCGTCGGATGCGGGGCCGGTGCCGGCGCTCATGCTCGCGCTCGCGGAGACCTTCGCCGAAGCGCTCGGCCCGGGTCTCGTCGCGCTCGGGGTCGGTAAGCGCGAGCGCGTCGACCCGAAGGCTGGCCTCCCGGTCCGAAACGAGATCGCCGCCTGGGCCGGCGCGCTCGGCCTCGGCGACTTCGAGCTATACGTGGGCGGGCCGGACCCGAACGCCGTGCACGGTGTGCCGGGCGAGGTGCCCGCGATCGTAGTGGGCGCAGCGGTCTCGGCGCCACTCACGCCGACCCATCGCCAGGCGCTCGCGCGAGCGCTGTTCGCGCTGAAGCGCGGCGTCACCATCCTCCAGCACCGCGATCCCACCGATATCGCCGCGCTCGTCGTGGCGGCTTGTCACGTCGGAGGGCACGCGGTCCCCTCCCCTCAGTACTCGATGCTCGCCGAGTTCACGCGAGTGCTGGGCAAGGAGATGAACCGCAAGGTGCGCCGCACGCTGCCGGAGCTCGCCGCGGCGGTCGCGCGCTCCGGCCAGGACGTCGTCGCCTGGGTCGCCGCGGCGACCTCCAGCCTGGATCGCATGGCGGCGATCGCCGCCGGCGACGTCTCGTGCGTCCTCGGCGACGCCGGGGGCCGCGGGAAGCCGGCGCTCTCGCACCACGGAGAGGAGCGCGCCGCGCGCCTCCTCGCGTTCGTGCTCTCCCCGACCTACCTCCGACTCCGCGAAGCCCTCGGCATGGGTGTAAGATGA